The nucleotide sequence TTTCCAGGACCGCCCGCGGGATTGTGCGGCCCACGACGGCTGGGTTAGGGTTGTTCCACCATGCGCGCGCTGCTCCTGCTTCGCAGCCGTGGCGAGGCACAGGAATCCATCAGCTTCAGCTGAGGTCCGGTCGGCCCCTCGCCGCGGGTCGATGTGCTGCGCCGACCAGCCCCATACCCTGGCTGCATCGGCCCGAACCCTCTTGGAGCACTCGTCATGAGCACCCCCGCAACACCGTCCGCCCCCGCGCGAGCACGCAGCACACAACGTCCGTGCAACATGCCGGTACACCGCTATCGCGCGTTCCCGCCCGTCGACCTGCCCGACCGGCAGTGGCCGGCTCGCTCGATCACCGCCGCCCCCCGATGGCTGGCCACCGACCTGCGTGACGGCAACCAGTCCCTGATCGATCCCATGAACACCGCCCGCAAGCTGGCCATGTTCGACCTGCTCGTCAAGATGGGCTACAAGGAGATCGAGGTCGGTTTCCCCGCCGCCAGCAAGACCGACTTCGACTTCGTCCGGGAACTGGTCGAGTCCGCACGCATTCCCGACGACGTGACGATCTCGGTCCTGACCCAGGCACGCGAGGAACTGATCGAACGCACGATCCAGTCGCTGGTCGGCTCGAAGAAGTCGACGGTCCACATGTACAACGCGGCCGCACCGGTCTTCCGCAAGGTCGTCTTCGGCTTCGACGGCGACGGTCGCGAACAGTGCCGCGCAGTCGCGGTCGAGGGCACGCAGGCGGTGGTCAAGTACGCCGAGTCCTACCTGACCGGTACCGACTTCGGCTACGAGTACTCGCCGGAGATCTTCATGGACACCGAGCTGGAGTTCAGCCTGGAGATCTGCGCGGCCGTCATGGACGTCTGGCAGCCCGCGGCCGGCCGCGAGATCGTGCTGAACCTGCCGTGCACCGTCGAGCGCTCCACCCCGAACGTCTACGCCGACCAGATCGAATGGATGTCACGCAACCTGCCGCATCGTGAGCACGTCGCGCTGTCGGTACACACCCACAACGACCGGGGTACCGCGGTCGCCGACGCCGAGCTGGCCGTCCTGGCCGGTGCCGACCGCGTCGAGGGCTGCCTGTTCGGCAACGGGGAACGCTCGGGCAATGTCGACCTGGTGACGCTGGGCCTGAACCTGTACAGCCAGGGCGTGAATCCCGAGATCGACTTCTCCGACATCGACGAGATCCGCCGCACCGTCGAGTACTGCAACCGCATCGGGGTTCACGAGCGCCACCCGTACGCCGGCGATCTCGTCTACACCTCCTTCTCCGGCTCCCACCAGGACGCCATCAAGAAGGGCTTCGAGGCGCTGGCCGAAGCGGCCCGCGCCGCCGGCAAGCCGGTCGCCGACATGCCGTGGCAGATTCCCTACCTGCCGATCGACCCCAAGGACGTGGGCCGTTCCTACGAGGCGGTCATCCGGGTGAACTCGCAGTCCGGCAAGGGCGGCGTCGCCTACATCATGAAGACCGAGCACTCCTTCGATCTCCCGCGGCGCCTGCAGATCGAGTTCAGCCAGGTGATTCAGCGGCACACCGACGGCGAGGGCGGCGAGGTGTCGGCCTCGGCCATGTGGGACATCTTCGCCGCGGAGTACCTCTTCCCCGCCGGTGGCGACACGACCACCGGTGATCCGCGCTCCGACGAGGCCTGGCCCGCGTTCGCGCTGCGTTCGTTCTCCTCGTCCTCGGAGGAGGGCGTCGAGCGGGTCAACGCCCGGGTCAGCGCCTTCGGCCGCGACTGGGACATCAGCGGCGTCGGCAACGGTCCGATCGCCGCCTTCTGTTCCGGCCTGTCCGAGGTGGACATGGGTCTGGGGGGCGTCAACGTCCGGGTGCTGGACTACGCCGAGCACGCACTCACCTCGGGACGGGACGCAGAAGCCGCGGCCTATCTCGAGCTCGAGGTCGGCGACACCGTGCTCTGGGGCGTGGGCGTCTCGGAGTCGATCGTGGGAGCCTCGCTACGGGCGGTAATCTCCGGCCTGAACCGGTACGCCCGCCGCTGACCGGCGGCGCGCGCCGAGCACGAGCAGGACGATCGCCAGGATCAGCAGCAGGCCCGCCCCCGCGACGGTGGCGTAGAAGGCCGGCGTGAACAGCGACGGCGCCGTGCCGAGGGCGAAGGTGCCGATCGAGGCGGTGCCGACACCAGCGGCCTTCACCGTCGGCGCCTTGGCGCCCTTCACCCCACTCGCGGCCAGCAGCGGAGCGACCCCGGTGAAGACCGAGTTCGGGCTGTCCGCCGCGGCGCTGCTGATCGCCGCCGCGGGATTGATCAGGCCGTATCCGTAGGACGGATCACGTCCGGCCGGGCCCTCGTCGGTGGCGGCGGCGATGAGCCGGGAGGCGATCTGCTTGTTGGTCTCGGACGGATACTTCGACCAGACCATCGCGGTGGCGGCCGAGGCGATGGCGGTCGCCTGCGAGGTGCCACCACCGATGAAGGCCTGCGCCGGAACCTTCGACAGTGTCGGTATCTCCTCACCGGGTGCGGCCAGGGTCAGATAGGGATGCCGCGAGGAAAACGCGGTCACCCCGGCCTGGCGGTTGACCGCGCCGACGGAGATCACTCCCAGGCAGACGCCGGGCTCCTCGACGGGACTGCCGTCCTGCCCGGAGTTCCCGGAGGCGGCGATCACCAGCGCGCCCTTCTTGACCGCGTAGACGACCGCGTCCTGCAGCGCGGTCGGGCAGGGGACGTCGTCCTGGCCCTGAAAGACCAGTCCGCCCAGACTCATGCTGATGACCTTGGCGCCGTGGTCGGCGGCATAGCGGACGGCCTGCGCCGTCGCGTTCGGTGTCGAGGTCCCGTTGCGGATCACTCCGCGCAGCGGTACGGCGATCGGCAGGATCTTCGAACCGGGTGCGAGGCCCTCGATGTTTCCGTAGCCCGAACGCGCCACGATGAGCGAGGCCATCGCGGTGCCGTGGGAGAAAGCGTCGCTGTCGAAGTCGGTTCGCCCGTCCGTTCCGTTGCCGATGTAATCCACCCCGGGCAGCACCCGCCCCGACAGTTCGGGGACGCTCGCCTGGACCCCGGTGTCGATGATCGCCACGGTGATTCCCCTGCCGTCGGCGCCGGCACTCCACAGGCTCGGCACGTTCCAGGTGTCGAACCACCACTCGGGGGCGTCGGCCGGGCCTGGCGCCGCCTGCGCCGGTGCTGCCCCGCCCAAGGCGAGTGCGACCGCGGCGAGAACCGCCAGGGCTGCGCTGACGACCGAGCGCCAACGCCGCAGCCGACGCCCGACGGGCGTGGCCGGCTCAGCCATCGGATGCCTGCAGATAGACGGTGTTCAGGTCGGCGACCGCCGCCTGGGCCCGGACGGCCAGCGTCGTGGTACCGGAACGCGCCTGCTCGATGTTGTTGAAATCCCAGATCTTCCAGGTCGCGTTGAGCTTGGCCTGGACGCTGATGGCCACGACTCCCCCGGACCCCAGCGTGATGACCGGGCTGGAGTCGGCGACCTTCGCGGTGAGAGTGCCGTGCAAACTGCCCGGAACCGGACGGCCTCCCGTCACGTTCGGGCAGGACGGGTCGGTCGACGATGCGGCCAGGCACGTCGTCAGGGCCGTCTCCAGCGCTGAGGACACCTGGCGCTTGGCCGCCGCGGTCAGCTCGGCGCGCACCTCGATCACGTCCTGGGACGCGGACAGTGACACCACCGGATCGCCGCTGACGACCACCGCGCGGCTGTCGGTGGTCACCGGTAGCGCGCCGGGAAACACCGGCGTCGGAGCGGCGTCCAGGGGGCGGCCGGCGAACATGATCCGGTCGCTGCCGTCAGCGCTCGCGTCGAGCTCGACCAAGCTGGCCACCGAGGACAACCGCCAGGTGCTGCCGTGCTGGACCAGCCGGACCGTATCGGAAACGCTGCGAGCCTGATCGGCGAAGCGCAATTGATAGGTGACGCTCACCGATCGCGCTGACCCACTGCCCTCGACGCTGCCGATGCGCACGTCGGTGATCGGAGCGATCCGCAACTGCTCAGCCAGCACCGCGTCGGTGAGATACGGCGATGTGCTTGCGCTCGGCGGTACCAGGGCCAGCGCCAGCGCGGCCTGTGCGTCGCCCTTGGCCAGCGCCCGGAAGTAGGCCTTGGTGACCGAGGTAGGACTGTGGCTGGAGGCGAACTGAGCAGCGGCAGCGCCCCCGAGGCCGACGGCGAGCAGCAGGCTCAGCAGGCCGGCGATCAGCAACGGGGTCCGGCGGCGCCGCGGCCGGCGGGGCGGGGGAAGCTGCTGGTAGAAACCGGCCTGGTAGGGCTGGACCGGTGGATAGGTACCCGGTGGTGGCGGGTACCGCGTAGTCGGCTGGACCGGGTACCCCGGCTGTTGATAGCCCGGTGGCTGGTACCCCGGTTGTTGATACCCCGGCTGTTGATACCCCGGTGGTTGATACCCCGGTGGCGGGTATCCCGGTTGCTGGTACCCCGGTGGTTGATAGTCCGGTGGTTGATAGTCCGGTTGCGGATACGCAGGAGGTTGGGGCGGGATCCACGGCTCGTTGTCCGAACCCCAACCGCGACCGCCCTGATCTGGCCCCACCGCTACTCGACCGTCCGACGCCCGGAGAACGCCCGACCCAAGGTGACCTCATCGGCGTACTCGAGGTCACCACCCACGGGCAGACCGCTGGCCAGACGACTCACGGTGACTCCCATCGGCTTGATCAACCGCGCCAGGTAGGTCGCGGTGGCTTCGCCCTCCAGATTCGGGTCGGTGGCCAGGATCAGTTCGGTCACGGTCCCGTCGGAGAGGCGCTGTAGCAGTTCCCTCACCCTCAGATCGTCCGGTCCGACCCCGTCTATAGGGCTGATCGCTCCGCCGAGGACGTGATAGCGGCCGCGGAACTCTCTCGTGCGCTCGATCGCGACGACGTCCTTGGGTTCCTCGACGACGCAGATGACGGTGAGGTCGCGCCGGGAGTCGCGGCAGATCCGGCACTCGTCAGCCTCGGAGACGTTGCCGCAGATCCGGCAGAACTTGATCTCGTCCTTGACCCGGCGCAACACGCTGGCGAGGCGTTCGACGTCGGCCGAATCCTGCGCGAGCAGATGAAAGGCGATCCGCTGGGCACTCTTGGGACCGACGCCGGGTAACCGGCCCAGCTCGTCGATCAGATCCTGGACCGCTCCTTCGTACATCACAGGCCGGGGACACCCATTCCGCTCATCCCCCCGCTCAGGGGCCCAAGCCGTTCGCTCTGCAGGTTCTGGGCCTTGGTGCCCGCGTCACGGACGGCGGCCACAACGAGGTCCTGCAGGGTTTCCACATCATCGGCATCGACAACGGTGGGATCGATCGTGACCCGCAGCAGCTCACCCGAGCCGGTGACCACGGCCACGACCAGATCACCGCCCGCGGAGCCGCTCACCTCGGTCTCGGCCAGCTCGGCCTGCGCCACCGCCAGCTCCTGCTGCATCTTCTGCGCACGCTTCATCAACTGCTGCAGGTTGGGCTGGCCGCCAGGTCGCACGGAAGGACACTCCTTGTTCTCGATGCCTGCGCCAGCCTAACCCGCACTACTGGCAGTCTGTTGGTCATGGCGGTGACACCAGGGCGAGCGCGGCGAGGACCGTCGACGTCCCGGCGACCGAGCTT is from Jatrophihabitans telluris and encodes:
- a CDS encoding S8 family peptidase — translated: MAEPATPVGRRLRRWRSVVSAALAVLAAVALALGGAAPAQAAPGPADAPEWWFDTWNVPSLWSAGADGRGITVAIIDTGVQASVPELSGRVLPGVDYIGNGTDGRTDFDSDAFSHGTAMASLIVARSGYGNIEGLAPGSKILPIAVPLRGVIRNGTSTPNATAQAVRYAADHGAKVISMSLGGLVFQGQDDVPCPTALQDAVVYAVKKGALVIAASGNSGQDGSPVEEPGVCLGVISVGAVNRQAGVTAFSSRHPYLTLAAPGEEIPTLSKVPAQAFIGGGTSQATAIASAATAMVWSKYPSETNKQIASRLIAAATDEGPAGRDPSYGYGLINPAAAISSAAADSPNSVFTGVAPLLAASGVKGAKAPTVKAAGVGTASIGTFALGTAPSLFTPAFYATVAGAGLLLILAIVLLVLGARRRSAAGVPVQAGDYRP
- a CDS encoding YbaB/EbfC family nucleoid-associated protein, with the translated sequence MENKECPSVRPGGQPNLQQLMKRAQKMQQELAVAQAELAETEVSGSAGGDLVVAVVTGSGELLRVTIDPTVVDADDVETLQDLVVAAVRDAGTKAQNLQSERLGPLSGGMSGMGVPGL
- the recR gene encoding recombination mediator RecR — encoded protein: MYEGAVQDLIDELGRLPGVGPKSAQRIAFHLLAQDSADVERLASVLRRVKDEIKFCRICGNVSEADECRICRDSRRDLTVICVVEEPKDVVAIERTREFRGRYHVLGGAISPIDGVGPDDLRVRELLQRLSDGTVTELILATDPNLEGEATATYLARLIKPMGVTVSRLASGLPVGGDLEYADEVTLGRAFSGRRTVE
- the leuA gene encoding 2-isopropylmalate synthase, yielding MSTPATPSAPARARSTQRPCNMPVHRYRAFPPVDLPDRQWPARSITAAPRWLATDLRDGNQSLIDPMNTARKLAMFDLLVKMGYKEIEVGFPAASKTDFDFVRELVESARIPDDVTISVLTQAREELIERTIQSLVGSKKSTVHMYNAAAPVFRKVVFGFDGDGREQCRAVAVEGTQAVVKYAESYLTGTDFGYEYSPEIFMDTELEFSLEICAAVMDVWQPAAGREIVLNLPCTVERSTPNVYADQIEWMSRNLPHREHVALSVHTHNDRGTAVADAELAVLAGADRVEGCLFGNGERSGNVDLVTLGLNLYSQGVNPEIDFSDIDEIRRTVEYCNRIGVHERHPYAGDLVYTSFSGSHQDAIKKGFEALAEAARAAGKPVADMPWQIPYLPIDPKDVGRSYEAVIRVNSQSGKGGVAYIMKTEHSFDLPRRLQIEFSQVIQRHTDGEGGEVSASAMWDIFAAEYLFPAGGDTTTGDPRSDEAWPAFALRSFSSSSEEGVERVNARVSAFGRDWDISGVGNGPIAAFCSGLSEVDMGLGGVNVRVLDYAEHALTSGRDAEAAAYLELEVGDTVLWGVGVSESIVGASLRAVISGLNRYARR